A region from the candidate division WOR-3 bacterium genome encodes:
- a CDS encoding alkaline phosphatase, translating to MIRKIFFVTIIFCLIFGQEISRLPLLPSELQVKNIIFFIGDGMGIAQIQAARIKSKGALGRLNMELMPVTGLVNTCAIDKLITDSGAGGTALASGIKTKIGAIGVDSAGNAYRTILEVCQKIGKSTGLVVTSSITHATPATFAAHVLSRGDESEIAEQLIYNKVNVLLGGGKAFFLPRKVKGSKRKDERDLIREAKRLDYFFVEDKRQLLKADGSYILGLFQMEHMRNDLTEPTLAEMTKKAIESLSKDPDGFFLMIEGSQIDWECHGNQIDRMIDQVLLFDEAVKVGLDFALKDSHTIVIVTADHETGGLGIIGGTLRGDEIKCSWLSSDHTALMIPLFAFGPKAMNFTGVHENNEIPHILAEIIKIDKFPQRN from the coding sequence ATGATAAGAAAAATATTTTTTGTGACAATAATTTTCTGTTTGATATTCGGGCAGGAAATTTCTCGCCTACCGCTACTGCCCTCCGAACTTCAAGTCAAAAATATTATCTTTTTCATTGGCGATGGGATGGGTATTGCCCAGATTCAGGCCGCAAGGATAAAGAGCAAGGGCGCCCTGGGTAGATTAAATATGGAACTGATGCCGGTGACGGGACTGGTTAATACCTGTGCGATTGACAAATTGATAACTGATTCTGGGGCTGGTGGAACAGCCCTGGCATCGGGTATAAAGACCAAAATCGGCGCAATTGGTGTTGATTCTGCGGGCAATGCTTATCGCACAATCCTTGAAGTGTGTCAGAAGATAGGAAAATCAACGGGCTTGGTTGTGACTTCATCAATTACCCATGCTACACCTGCGACATTTGCTGCACATGTATTAAGTCGTGGAGATGAATCTGAGATTGCTGAACAATTAATCTATAATAAAGTGAATGTACTACTTGGTGGTGGCAAGGCATTCTTTCTGCCCAGAAAAGTCAAAGGGAGTAAAAGAAAGGATGAGCGGGATCTTATTAGAGAAGCAAAAAGACTGGATTATTTTTTTGTGGAAGATAAAAGGCAATTGCTGAAAGCCGATGGTAGTTATATACTCGGGCTCTTTCAGATGGAGCATATGAGAAATGATTTAACTGAACCGACACTTGCGGAGATGACAAAAAAGGCAATAGAGAGCCTCAGTAAAGACCCTGATGGGTTCTTTTTGATGATTGAGGGGAGTCAAATTGACTGGGAATGTCATGGAAATCAAATCGATAGGATGATTGATCAGGTCTTACTCTTTGATGAGGCAGTAAAGGTGGGGCTTGATTTTGCACTGAAAGATTCGCATACCATCGTCATCGTGACCGCCGACCATGAGACAGGTGGTCTGGGAATAATTGGAGGCACACTTAGGGGTGATGAAATAAAATGCAGCTGGTTGAGTTCAGATCATACTGCCTTGATGATTCCGCTGTTTGCCTTTGGACCTAAGGCAATGAACTTTACAGGAGTCCATGAGAATAATGAAATACCGCATATCCTTGCGGAAATAATCAAGATTGATAAATTTCCCCAAAGAAATTAA